In Allomuricauda ruestringensis DSM 13258, the following proteins share a genomic window:
- a CDS encoding phosphoglycerate kinase yields the protein MKTIDDFNFEGKKALIRVDFNVPLDGDFNVTDTSRIDAAKPSILKVLEDGGSAILMSHMGRPKGKVNPDMSLSHITETVSDIIGVQVKFAEDCVGSKADEAVAGLQSGEVLLLENLRFHAEEEAGDESFAKELSKHGDVYVNDAFGTAHRAHASTTIVAKFFPENKCFGYLLAKEIKAIDKVMETGEKPVTAILGGAKVSSKITIIENILDKVDNLIIGGGMTYTFVKAKGGKVGDSICEDDKMTLALEILKQAEAKNVKVYLPVDVLAADDFDNGANTQFVDVDKIPDGWQGLDAGPKTLEIFKQVILASKTILWNGPVGVFEMENFAKGTIAVGNYIDEATQSGAFSLVGGGDSVAAVKQFGFEDKVSYVSTGGGAMLESLEGKTLPGIAAILG from the coding sequence ATGAAGACGATAGACGATTTTAATTTCGAAGGAAAAAAAGCATTGATCAGGGTAGATTTCAACGTGCCGTTGGATGGCGATTTTAATGTAACAGACACCAGCCGTATTGATGCGGCCAAACCTAGCATACTCAAAGTTTTGGAAGATGGCGGATCTGCCATTTTAATGAGCCACATGGGTAGACCAAAAGGAAAGGTAAACCCGGACATGTCGCTTTCCCACATCACCGAAACCGTTTCCGATATTATCGGGGTGCAGGTAAAATTTGCAGAAGACTGTGTTGGATCAAAAGCAGATGAAGCCGTCGCTGGATTGCAGAGCGGAGAGGTGCTTTTATTGGAAAACCTTCGTTTTCATGCCGAGGAAGAAGCGGGAGATGAGTCTTTTGCAAAGGAATTGTCCAAACACGGGGATGTTTATGTGAACGATGCTTTTGGAACAGCCCACCGCGCACATGCATCAACAACCATTGTAGCGAAATTTTTCCCCGAGAACAAATGCTTCGGATATCTGTTGGCGAAAGAAATAAAAGCGATCGACAAAGTGATGGAAACAGGCGAAAAACCGGTTACCGCTATTTTAGGTGGAGCCAAAGTGTCTTCCAAGATCACCATTATAGAAAACATATTGGACAAAGTCGACAACCTGATCATTGGCGGTGGTATGACCTACACTTTTGTGAAGGCAAAGGGCGGTAAAGTAGGGGATTCCATCTGCGAGGACGATAAAATGACGTTGGCGTTGGAGATTCTTAAACAAGCCGAAGCTAAAAACGTAAAGGTGTACCTGCCCGTAGATGTTTTGGCTGCCGATGACTTTGACAATGGCGCCAACACCCAATTTGTTGATGTAGATAAAATTCCTGATGGATGGCAAGGATTGGACGCTGGTCCAAAAACCTTGGAAATCTTTAAACAAGTGATTTTGGCCTCCAAAACTATTTTGTGGAACGGTCCTGTTGGTGTTTTTGAAATGGAAAACTTTGCCAAGGGAACCATTGCCGTGGGCAACTATATTGATGAAGCCACGCAAAGCGGAGCCTTCTCTCTTGTTGGTGGCGGTGATTCGGTTGCTGCAGTCAAGCAATTCGGTTTTGAAGACAAAGTTAGCTACGTATCCACAGGGGGCGGGGCCATGTTGGAAAGTTTGGAAGGGAAAACTCTACCTGGCATTGCTGCAATATTGGGCTAA
- the mnmG gene encoding tRNA uridine-5-carboxymethylaminomethyl(34) synthesis enzyme MnmG: protein MFEKEYDVIVVGGGHAGAEATAAAANMGSSTLLVTMNLQTIGQMSCNPAMGGIAKGQIVREIDALGGYSGIVTDKSAIQFKMLNKSKGPAMWSPRAQNDRMRFAEEWRMALENTPNADFYQEMVNGLLIEGDKVVGVRTSLGLEIRAKSVVLTNGTFLNGLIHIGEKQLGGGRAGEKAATGITEQLVGLGFDSGRMKTGTPPRVDGRSLDYSQMIVQPGDEVPEKFSYLNTPILKTQRDCHMTHTSKLVHDLLREGFERSPMFNGRIKSIGPRYCPSIEDKINRFADKDSHQIFVEPEGWNTVEVYVNGFSTSLPEDVQYKALKSVRGFEKVKFFRPGYAIEYDYFPPTQLKHTLETKLVKNLYFAGQINGTTGYEEAASQGLMAGINAHLKINEKEPFILKRDEAYIGVLVDDLITKGTEEPYRMFTSRAEYRTLLRQDNADLRLTPKGYEIGLAKEERLKRMEEKMSKSENFVNFFKKTSFTTEEINPILESLDSALVKQSDKLFKVFSRPKVTMDHMLQLDTVSEFVKENELDSEVLEQAEIQVKYSGYIAKEKTNADKLQRLENVRIPDNFDYSKLKSLSYEAREKLESIQPVTISQASRISGVSPADISVLLVYLGR, encoded by the coding sequence ATGTTTGAAAAGGAATATGATGTTATTGTTGTAGGAGGGGGACACGCTGGTGCAGAGGCCACGGCTGCTGCTGCCAACATGGGCTCAAGTACTTTGTTGGTGACCATGAATCTTCAAACCATTGGTCAGATGTCTTGCAATCCCGCAATGGGAGGGATAGCCAAAGGACAAATTGTGCGCGAAATAGACGCCCTAGGAGGGTATAGTGGAATAGTTACCGACAAGTCTGCCATACAGTTTAAGATGCTCAATAAATCCAAAGGGCCAGCTATGTGGAGCCCGCGAGCTCAGAACGACCGTATGCGATTTGCAGAAGAGTGGAGGATGGCTTTGGAGAATACCCCAAATGCAGATTTTTATCAAGAAATGGTCAATGGTTTGTTGATTGAAGGGGATAAGGTTGTTGGTGTAAGAACAAGTCTTGGTTTGGAGATTAGGGCCAAATCCGTAGTGCTTACAAATGGCACTTTTTTAAATGGTTTGATCCACATAGGAGAGAAACAATTAGGTGGAGGCAGAGCAGGGGAAAAAGCTGCTACAGGAATCACAGAACAGTTAGTTGGTCTCGGTTTTGATAGCGGAAGAATGAAAACCGGAACACCTCCCCGAGTAGATGGAAGATCCTTGGATTATTCCCAAATGATTGTGCAACCAGGAGACGAAGTACCTGAAAAATTCTCTTATCTAAACACCCCAATCCTTAAAACGCAGCGTGATTGCCACATGACCCATACGAGTAAATTGGTACATGACTTGCTTCGTGAAGGTTTTGAAAGGTCTCCTATGTTTAATGGTAGAATAAAAAGTATCGGGCCAAGGTATTGTCCTTCCATTGAGGATAAGATCAATCGTTTTGCAGACAAGGATTCCCACCAAATATTTGTGGAGCCAGAAGGGTGGAATACCGTAGAGGTTTATGTAAACGGATTCTCAACTTCATTGCCAGAGGATGTTCAGTACAAAGCTCTCAAATCCGTTAGAGGTTTTGAAAAAGTCAAATTTTTTAGACCGGGTTATGCCATTGAATACGACTATTTTCCTCCAACACAATTAAAGCATACCCTCGAAACCAAGTTGGTGAAGAATTTATATTTTGCTGGTCAGATCAACGGAACCACAGGGTATGAAGAAGCAGCTTCTCAAGGTTTAATGGCCGGCATAAATGCACACCTTAAAATAAATGAGAAGGAGCCGTTTATTCTTAAAAGAGACGAAGCTTATATCGGAGTTTTGGTAGATGATTTGATTACCAAAGGAACCGAAGAACCATATCGAATGTTTACTTCAAGAGCAGAATATCGAACCTTGTTGCGTCAAGACAATGCCGATTTAAGGCTTACACCAAAGGGGTATGAAATTGGTTTGGCCAAAGAAGAACGCCTCAAAAGAATGGAGGAGAAGATGAGCAAGTCCGAAAACTTTGTCAATTTCTTCAAAAAGACAAGCTTCACTACGGAGGAAATAAACCCGATTTTAGAGTCTTTGGATTCTGCTTTGGTGAAGCAGTCGGATAAACTTTTCAAGGTGTTTTCTCGGCCAAAGGTAACTATGGACCACATGCTTCAATTGGATACTGTTTCCGAATTTGTAAAAGAAAATGAATTGGATTCTGAGGTGTTGGAGCAGGCCGAAATACAAGTCAAATATTCGGGCTATATAGCAAAGGAAAAAACCAATGCAGATAAATTACAGCGATTGGAAAACGTTCGAATTCCCGACAATTTTGATTACTCCAAACTAAAATCCTTGTCCTACGAAGCACGTGAAAAGTTAGAATCGATCCAGCCCGTTACCATATCTCAGGCTTCACGGATCAGCGGAGTATCACCAGCAGACATTAGTGTGCTGTTAGTGTATTTGGGCAGATAA
- the ybeY gene encoding rRNA maturation RNase YbeY — translation MIEFHFKSEFVIHNKSEYADWINRVIVSEGFVVGQIDYIFCTDDYLLELNQEYLNHDTFTDIITFDYKDGKTLSGDIFISTDRVQENAVKFDVEFLNELRRVMSHGILHLVGFGDKTKEEKLIMREKEEEKIKMFHVEP, via the coding sequence ATGATTGAGTTTCATTTTAAAAGTGAATTCGTAATCCATAACAAATCCGAGTATGCCGATTGGATAAATAGGGTTATAGTTTCCGAGGGTTTTGTTGTTGGTCAAATAGATTATATATTCTGTACCGATGATTACCTTTTGGAACTCAACCAAGAGTATTTAAACCATGATACGTTTACGGATATTATCACATTCGATTATAAGGATGGGAAAACACTTTCAGGAGATATTTTTATATCCACGGACAGGGTGCAAGAGAACGCTGTAAAGTTTGATGTTGAGTTTTTAAACGAGCTTCGCAGGGTAATGAGTCATGGCATTCTTCACTTGGTGGGTTTTGGAGACAAGACCAAAGAGGAGAAGTTGATCATGCGTGAAAAGGAAGAAGAAAAAATAAAAATGTTCCACGTGGAACCATAG
- a CDS encoding OmpH family outer membrane protein translates to MKKLVVLAIAISAMACQQNKIAFVDSVRIMDEYQEKIDVEARFKTKADAMTKKRDSISQAFQMELQQFQAKAQKMSQKNAQEEYSQLQQRGQFVGQQLQQEEQQLQQNSQAEMDTLVKKVKKEIREYGKANGYTYILGGGDGGSVLYGEEAKDLTDVILTILNDKYEN, encoded by the coding sequence ATGAAAAAATTAGTAGTGCTTGCTATTGCCATCTCCGCTATGGCATGTCAGCAAAACAAAATTGCATTTGTGGACAGTGTAAGAATCATGGATGAGTATCAAGAGAAAATTGATGTAGAGGCCAGATTCAAAACCAAAGCCGATGCGATGACCAAAAAGAGGGATAGTATTTCCCAAGCATTTCAAATGGAATTGCAGCAATTCCAGGCCAAGGCACAAAAAATGTCCCAAAAGAATGCACAAGAAGAATATTCCCAATTACAACAACGCGGACAATTTGTGGGTCAGCAATTACAGCAAGAAGAGCAACAGTTGCAACAGAACAGCCAAGCCGAAATGGATACCTTGGTAAAAAAGGTGAAGAAGGAAATCAGGGAATACGGTAAGGCCAACGGATACACCTACATTCTTGGAGGTGGTGATGGAGGCTCTGTACTTTACGGAGAGGAAGCAAAGGATCTAACCGATGTTATCCTTACCATTTTGAACGACAAGTACGAGAACTAA
- a CDS encoding membrane protein, protein MKPLIVLVTAFIISAFILKFTRGQWDYQLAGRIAMAAMLVFTAIGHFVFITGMAEIVPSFMPFKKELVVVTGVIEIIFAFALLFPQYKVQVGWLLIVFFILILPANVKASIHQINYQTGQLNGPGTAYLWFRIPLQLFFILWVYFTSIR, encoded by the coding sequence ATGAAACCACTCATTGTACTTGTTACGGCCTTTATTATTTCTGCATTCATCTTAAAATTTACCCGCGGACAATGGGATTATCAGCTTGCTGGTAGAATTGCCATGGCCGCTATGTTAGTGTTCACTGCCATTGGACATTTTGTTTTTATAACGGGCATGGCCGAGATTGTTCCCTCGTTTATGCCGTTTAAAAAAGAGTTGGTGGTGGTAACGGGTGTTATTGAGATCATCTTTGCCTTTGCCCTTCTGTTTCCCCAGTATAAGGTTCAAGTGGGTTGGCTCCTTATTGTCTTTTTTATATTGATTTTACCCGCGAACGTAAAAGCCTCAATACATCAAATCAATTATCAAACAGGGCAATTGAACGGCCCGGGAACTGCTTACCTTTGGTTTCGAATTCCGTTACAGTTGTTTTTTATCCTCTGGGTTTATTTCACATCCATCCGATAA
- a CDS encoding Crp/Fnr family transcriptional regulator, with translation MEEIRLYFVSEFGISPPDWDIFSSKLTLHHYSKKSVLLNKGEVENHLSFVEKGIVRLYIPQEDGDLTFGFVFGGAFVSAYDSFITQTPAEYVVETITDTVLWQLNYKDLQEVYASSAIGNLIGRKASEELFLKKSKRELSLLRDSAEQRYLNLFEERPELIRQIPLKYIASYIGITPQALSRIRKRIS, from the coding sequence TTGGAAGAAATCAGGTTATACTTTGTATCGGAATTTGGGATTTCCCCACCTGATTGGGATATTTTTTCTTCCAAATTAACCCTACACCACTATTCCAAAAAAAGTGTGTTGCTCAACAAAGGTGAGGTTGAAAATCATCTTTCTTTTGTGGAAAAAGGGATTGTTCGCCTCTATATTCCACAAGAGGACGGTGACCTAACATTTGGCTTTGTTTTTGGTGGAGCCTTTGTAAGTGCTTATGATTCATTTATCACACAAACACCTGCCGAATATGTTGTGGAAACAATTACGGATACCGTGTTGTGGCAACTTAACTACAAAGACTTGCAAGAGGTTTATGCTTCTTCTGCAATCGGAAACTTAATTGGACGTAAGGCCAGTGAGGAGCTCTTTTTAAAAAAGTCCAAAAGAGAACTTTCCCTACTACGGGACAGCGCAGAACAACGCTATCTTAATCTTTTTGAAGAGCGGCCTGAGTTGATACGTCAAATACCTCTAAAGTATATTGCTTCGTACATCGGTATTACCCCGCAAGCGTTGAGCCGTATCCGAAAGCGTATTTCTTAA
- a CDS encoding ATP-binding protein, with translation MLFKNVLGLEHIKNHLVTTAETGRVAHAQLFVGPEGSGVLPMALAYAQYLLCGNTGGENDGENTVCNTKCNSLTHPDLHFAFPVSNSDKVKSHAVSDHYLEEWRQFVKDQPYGNLFDWYRHIGIEKKQGQIGVDEAQDMVKKLSLKSYEGGYKVLIVWMAEKMNISAANKLLKLIEEPPNKTILLLLAEDEEQIINTIRSRCQILNFPPLAEQVITDELIRRGVAQTEALTIALEANGDFNKALDLLNKDSEDLVFERWFVQWVRSAFKAKGNKGAVQELILWGEEVAKTGREVQKKFLNYCLTMMRQALLLNYKANELVHAKVHMEGFDLKKFAPFVHENNILDIVKELEQAIFHVERNGNSKLIFTDLSIKLTRLLHAKAA, from the coding sequence ATGCTTTTTAAAAATGTTTTAGGGCTCGAGCATATCAAAAACCATTTGGTGACCACGGCAGAAACGGGCCGCGTGGCCCACGCACAATTGTTTGTGGGTCCCGAGGGTTCCGGAGTGCTGCCCATGGCATTGGCATACGCCCAATATTTGCTCTGTGGCAATACGGGTGGAGAAAATGACGGGGAAAACACGGTATGCAATACCAAATGCAACTCCTTGACACACCCAGACCTGCACTTTGCATTTCCTGTTTCCAATTCGGACAAAGTGAAGTCGCATGCAGTCAGCGATCATTATTTGGAAGAATGGCGTCAGTTTGTAAAAGACCAGCCTTATGGCAACTTGTTCGATTGGTATCGGCACATCGGTATTGAAAAAAAGCAGGGCCAAATCGGGGTTGACGAAGCACAGGACATGGTGAAAAAACTTTCGTTGAAATCTTATGAGGGTGGCTACAAGGTCCTGATTGTTTGGATGGCCGAAAAAATGAATATTTCTGCGGCCAACAAGCTCTTAAAACTGATTGAAGAACCTCCGAACAAAACCATATTGCTCCTTTTGGCCGAAGATGAAGAGCAAATCATCAACACGATTCGTTCCCGTTGCCAAATTTTAAACTTTCCGCCTTTGGCTGAACAAGTGATTACCGATGAGCTAATACGGCGGGGAGTGGCACAGACCGAAGCACTTACCATTGCATTGGAAGCGAACGGTGATTTTAACAAGGCACTTGATCTTTTGAACAAAGATTCTGAAGATTTGGTATTCGAACGTTGGTTTGTGCAGTGGGTACGGAGCGCTTTTAAGGCCAAAGGCAACAAAGGTGCCGTACAGGAACTGATTTTGTGGGGCGAGGAGGTCGCCAAAACCGGTCGCGAAGTCCAAAAAAAATTCCTGAACTATTGCCTTACCATGATGCGCCAAGCGCTTTTGCTCAATTACAAAGCCAATGAACTTGTACATGCCAAAGTGCACATGGAGGGTTTTGATCTGAAAAAATTTGCTCCCTTTGTACATGAGAACAATATTTTAGATATTGTAAAGGAGTTGGAGCAGGCGATTTTTCACGTGGAACGCAACGGAAATTCCAAGCTGATTTTCACAGATCTCTCCATTAAGCTTACGAGGCTTTTGCATGCGAAGGCTGCATAA
- a CDS encoding DUF4382 domain-containing protein: MQPFFKNVGFAIGIAVLSFSCSDDNSNGNVEKESYNTTFKITDAPVDNAEIESVFVTVSDVKVNGTSLEGFNKTTFNLAALVNGQTKTLGNLQLEAGAYSDLELVLDYETDMDGNSPGCYVEMADGSKDKIISSASNIDIMDTFEVFASNTNEVVIDFDLRKTIKEDQGTLETDFDFVTMSELSAGIRAVNKETTGEIEGTVNDAENTSDKIVVYAYEKGTYNAEVETQGQGESNVRFANAITSAEASGLNNSFSLNFLSAGEYELIFVSYTQDGNQFYFNSTLEVESTTGLDLSALQITSALQLSANVTVIGTTSS; this comes from the coding sequence ATGCAACCTTTTTTTAAAAATGTAGGATTTGCTATTGGAATAGCTGTATTGTCTTTTTCTTGTAGCGATGATAATAGTAATGGCAATGTAGAGAAAGAGTCGTATAACACGACCTTTAAAATCACAGATGCCCCGGTGGACAACGCAGAAATTGAATCCGTTTTTGTTACGGTCTCCGATGTAAAGGTCAATGGCACATCACTGGAAGGCTTTAACAAAACTACTTTTAATCTGGCAGCCCTTGTCAATGGCCAGACCAAAACTTTGGGCAACCTGCAATTGGAGGCTGGCGCTTATTCCGATCTTGAACTGGTACTGGACTATGAAACCGATATGGATGGAAATTCTCCGGGCTGTTACGTAGAAATGGCAGATGGTTCAAAGGACAAAATAATATCCTCTGCGAGCAACATCGATATTATGGATACTTTTGAGGTATTTGCCTCGAATACCAATGAGGTCGTTATCGATTTTGATTTGCGAAAGACCATAAAAGAAGATCAAGGTACATTGGAAACAGATTTTGATTTTGTGACGATGTCCGAACTGTCCGCAGGAATACGGGCCGTAAACAAGGAAACTACGGGAGAAATCGAAGGGACCGTAAACGATGCAGAAAACACATCGGACAAAATTGTGGTATATGCCTATGAAAAAGGCACCTATAATGCAGAAGTTGAAACTCAGGGGCAAGGAGAAAGCAATGTGCGCTTTGCCAATGCCATTACAAGTGCCGAGGCCAGTGGACTTAACAATTCCTTCAGTCTTAATTTTCTATCGGCCGGTGAGTACGAATTGATTTTTGTATCCTACACCCAAGATGGCAATCAATTTTACTTTAACTCTACATTAGAGGTGGAATCGACCACTGGGCTCGACCTATCCGCTTTACAGATTACCTCCGCTTTACAGTTGAGCGCCAATGTAACTGTGATCGGAACCACATCATCCTAA
- a CDS encoding LysM peptidoglycan-binding domain-containing protein, whose translation MSQKLKIAVFAVILSAAPYVGAQQKIDTTKVEPDSTAPHQEEEAAIKVSNIKIDGQLMALETHEDGKFRLRDLEEAWKYDSLWLNELHSNADLFSDMLLEIQKSPEHDSIFVVDLPTDTLKARLARMDEKTPFNITYNSSLESVIKSFLTRRRDLMQRMITASQFYFPLFEQELDNQNIPLEIKYLAIVESALNPKARSRVGAKGLWQFMYSTGKMYGLDVSSYVDERHDPIMATKAASKYLSRLYDIFGDWDLALAAYNSGPGNVNKAIRRSGGYENYWNIRPFLPRETAGYLPAFLATMYIFEYAEEHGLQYKKAERPYFETDTVHVKNLITFDQISKLVDISTKELEMLNPAYKLNIIPKVEGKDYALRLPKSKIGKFVSNEEEIYAYVKKELDSLEKPLPNMVTAKDQIRYRVKSGDYLGKIAERYGVGVSQIKRWNGLRSNNLRVGQRLTIYPRKPYIAKNDSKSNNPKSSGTVVSGSKIHTVRSGDSLWTISKKYPGVSIENLREWNGISGNNLKPGTKLKLCDCSS comes from the coding sequence ATGAGCCAGAAATTGAAAATAGCTGTTTTTGCGGTCATCTTGTCCGCAGCTCCGTATGTTGGTGCGCAACAAAAGATAGACACTACTAAAGTGGAGCCGGACTCCACCGCTCCGCATCAGGAGGAAGAAGCCGCCATAAAAGTATCCAACATTAAAATCGATGGTCAGCTTATGGCTCTGGAAACGCATGAAGATGGGAAGTTCAGGCTGCGTGATCTGGAAGAGGCTTGGAAGTATGACAGCCTTTGGCTGAACGAGCTTCACAGCAACGCGGATCTCTTCAGCGACATGCTTTTGGAAATTCAGAAAAGTCCTGAGCACGATTCCATTTTTGTGGTGGATTTGCCAACGGATACCTTGAAGGCACGTTTGGCTCGAATGGACGAGAAGACCCCTTTCAACATTACCTATAATTCATCTTTGGAGAGTGTGATCAAATCTTTTTTGACACGTAGAAGAGACTTGATGCAACGCATGATTACGGCAAGCCAGTTTTACTTTCCCTTGTTTGAACAAGAGCTCGACAACCAAAACATTCCTTTGGAAATTAAATATTTGGCGATCGTGGAATCCGCCCTTAATCCAAAGGCAAGATCCCGAGTGGGGGCCAAGGGGCTTTGGCAGTTTATGTACAGCACAGGTAAAATGTACGGACTGGACGTAAGCAGCTATGTGGATGAAAGGCACGACCCCATAATGGCGACCAAAGCTGCGAGCAAATACCTTTCCAGATTGTACGATATTTTTGGGGATTGGGATTTGGCATTGGCAGCATACAACTCGGGCCCGGGAAATGTAAACAAGGCCATTCGCCGTTCTGGCGGATACGAAAACTATTGGAACATCAGGCCATTTCTTCCACGTGAAACAGCAGGGTATCTTCCAGCGTTCTTGGCAACCATGTACATTTTTGAATATGCCGAGGAGCATGGGTTGCAATACAAAAAAGCGGAGCGGCCTTATTTTGAAACGGATACCGTTCATGTAAAAAACTTGATCACCTTTGATCAAATCTCCAAGTTGGTGGACATTAGCACGAAGGAACTGGAAATGTTGAATCCTGCTTATAAACTCAACATCATACCAAAAGTTGAGGGAAAAGATTATGCATTGCGCTTGCCAAAATCCAAAATCGGGAAATTTGTATCCAATGAAGAAGAAATCTATGCCTATGTAAAGAAGGAACTGGACTCTTTGGAAAAACCATTGCCAAATATGGTTACGGCCAAAGACCAGATTAGATATAGGGTAAAGAGCGGGGATTATTTGGGCAAGATAGCAGAGCGTTATGGCGTCGGGGTCAGTCAAATTAAAAGATGGAACGGATTGCGAAGTAACAATCTTCGTGTTGGCCAACGGTTGACTATTTATCCAAGAAAGCCGTATATCGCCAAAAATGATTCAAAGAGCAATAACCCAAAGTCTTCGGGAACTGTTGTAAGCGGGTCTAAAATTCATACAGTACGCTCGGGAGATTCCCTTTGGACGATTTCCAAAAAATATCCTGGAGTTTCCATAGAAAATTTACGAGAATGGAACGGTATTAGTGGTAACAACTTAAAACCGGGCACAAAACTTAAATTGTGTGATTGTTCTTCGTAA
- a CDS encoding DUF4837 family protein produces MKKLGILLIATALLALGACKGSGSKKKFLPPSTGGINTLMVIMDTELWRGPVGEKIRDEFAAQIVGLPQIEPKFTLTQVPPKVFKGTTTHSRSILYVEQDSTSLAHIKDDAYAKPQKVAVVTGPTEEVMIKNLDSLADRAIKEFKANEIAEAQRRFERSLSKDKALEEEFGIHLDVPSLYKVGRREDNFVWMDIQIPKGTMNIIAYEMPWDYFSNDSTFVEDIVRMRDSIGEKYIPGPYENTYMITEKAFAPYVFPAEIGGKKAAEVKGVWEIHGYPMAGPFLTYIINDEENNRKMIIEGFTFAPSEAKRDYMFELEAILKTVEFEPSAASD; encoded by the coding sequence ATGAAAAAATTAGGAATACTATTGATTGCCACAGCTTTGTTGGCATTGGGGGCCTGTAAAGGCTCAGGTTCAAAGAAAAAATTTCTACCACCTTCAACTGGGGGCATCAACACCTTAATGGTTATTATGGACACCGAACTTTGGAGAGGGCCCGTAGGAGAAAAAATAAGGGATGAATTTGCCGCACAAATTGTTGGTTTGCCACAGATAGAGCCCAAATTTACCCTTACCCAGGTACCCCCGAAAGTTTTTAAGGGCACAACTACCCATTCCAGGTCCATCCTATATGTAGAGCAAGATTCTACATCTTTGGCGCACATAAAGGACGATGCATACGCAAAACCGCAAAAAGTTGCCGTGGTAACGGGGCCTACAGAGGAAGTGATGATCAAAAATTTGGATTCCTTGGCCGATAGGGCCATAAAAGAATTCAAGGCAAACGAGATTGCCGAAGCACAAAGACGTTTTGAACGCTCCTTGAGCAAGGACAAGGCATTGGAAGAAGAATTTGGAATTCACCTCGACGTTCCGTCACTCTATAAAGTAGGGAGAAGAGAAGATAATTTTGTTTGGATGGATATTCAGATTCCGAAAGGCACCATGAACATCATAGCTTACGAAATGCCATGGGATTATTTCAGCAACGATTCCACTTTTGTTGAGGACATTGTGCGAATGAGAGATTCCATAGGAGAAAAGTACATCCCAGGACCTTATGAGAATACCTACATGATTACGGAGAAAGCTTTTGCTCCCTATGTATTCCCCGCCGAAATCGGAGGAAAAAAAGCTGCTGAGGTAAAAGGAGTCTGGGAAATCCACGGATATCCAATGGCTGGCCCATTTTTAACCTACATCATCAACGATGAAGAAAACAATCGAAAAATGATTATCGAAGGGTTCACCTTTGCCCCTTCAGAAGCCAAAAGAGATTACATGTTTGAGCTGGAGGCGATATTGAAGACGGTCGAATTTGAACCTTCCGCTGCATCGGATTAA
- a CDS encoding class I SAM-dependent methyltransferase translates to MKLFLKTKDFSVSGESFELYWDKDLDMLVTRPQPKNLAPYYESEDYISHTDSKSSFTDRLYQLVKGKNLKNKIQVVENQIDKPESLLDLGAGTGDFLISAQKSGFKAVGVEPNEKARQLAKEKGIELHQSLENLSGQKFQAITLWHVLEHLPNLEEQIKSLTSLLEDDGVLVIAVPNFKSFDAKHYKTHWAAYDVPRHLWHFSKKSISKLFARHKLEVIKIRPMWFDAFYVSMLSEKYRDNKLYLISAFFVGLWSNLSAIFTKEHSSLIYILKKEK, encoded by the coding sequence ATGAAGTTGTTTTTAAAAACTAAGGACTTTTCCGTTTCGGGCGAATCATTTGAATTGTATTGGGATAAGGATTTGGATATGCTGGTGACCCGACCCCAACCCAAAAACCTAGCTCCGTATTACGAAAGTGAGGACTATATTTCGCATACAGACTCCAAATCGTCGTTTACAGATAGGCTATACCAGTTGGTTAAGGGCAAAAACCTTAAAAACAAGATTCAAGTTGTTGAAAATCAAATAGATAAACCTGAATCACTGCTGGATTTGGGCGCTGGTACAGGCGATTTTTTGATTTCAGCCCAAAAATCAGGATTTAAGGCAGTTGGGGTAGAGCCAAACGAGAAGGCTAGGCAGTTGGCCAAAGAAAAAGGAATTGAACTTCATCAAAGTTTAGAAAATCTGTCGGGACAAAAATTTCAAGCCATTACGTTGTGGCATGTTTTGGAGCACCTGCCCAATTTGGAAGAACAGATTAAATCGTTGACTTCCCTTTTGGAAGATGACGGAGTTTTGGTTATTGCAGTTCCCAATTTTAAATCATTTGATGCCAAACATTACAAAACTCATTGGGCGGCTTATGATGTGCCAAGACACCTTTGGCATTTTTCAAAAAAATCCATCTCCAAGCTTTTCGCTCGTCATAAATTGGAAGTCATCAAAATAAGACCCATGTGGTTTGATGCTTTTTATGTTTCTATGCTTTCTGAAAAATATCGAGACAATAAATTGTATTTGATCAGCGCATTTTTTGTTGGGTTGTGGTCCAATCTTTCCGCCATCTTCACCAAAGAGCATTCTTCGTTGATTTACATCCTTAAAAAGGAGAAATAA